From Halichoerus grypus chromosome 6, mHalGry1.hap1.1, whole genome shotgun sequence, one genomic window encodes:
- the SOX8 gene encoding transcription factor SOX-8 — translation MLDMSEARAQPPCSPSGTASSMSHVEDSDSDAPPSPAGSEGLGRAAGAGGGGRGDAAEAADERFPACIRDAVSQVLKGYDWSLVPMPVRGGGGGALKAKPHVKRPMNAFMVWAQAARRKLADQYPHLHNAELSKTLGKLWRLLSESEKRPFVEEAERLRVQHKKDHPDYKYQPRRRKSVKTGQGDSDSGAELGPHPGSAVYKADVGLGDPHHHSDHTGQTHGPPTPPTTPKTDLHHGGKPELKLEGRRLADSGRQNIDFSNVDISELSSEVIGNMDTFDVHEFDQYLPLNGHSALPAEPGQPAASSYGAASYSHSGAASIGASPVWAHKGAPSASASPTEAGPPRPHIKTEQLSPSHYGDQSHGSPGRAEYGSYGGQASVTTAAPAAAASSLTSSQCDYTDLQAPGYYSPYPGFPSSLYQCSYFHPSRRPYASPLLSGLSVPPAHSPPGNWDQPVYTTLTRP, via the exons ATGCTGGACATGAGCGAGGCCCGCGCCCAGCCGCCCTGCAGCCCGTCCGGCACCGCCAGCTCCATGTCGCACGTGGAGGACTCGGACTCGGACGCGCCGCCGTCGCCTGCCGGTTCCGAGGGCCTGGGCCGCGCggcgggcgcggggggcggcggACGGGGCGACGCGGCCGAGGCGGCGGACGAACGCTTCCCGGCCTGCATCCGCGACGCCGTGTCGCAGGTGCTCAAGGGCTATGACTGGAGCCTGGTGCCCATGCCGGTgcgcgggggcggcggcggcgcgctgAAGGCCAAGCCTCACGTGAAGCGGCCCATGAACGCCTTCATGGTGTGGGCGCAGGCGGCACGCCGCAAGCTGGCCGATCAGTACCCGCACCTGCACAACGCCGAGCTCAGCAAGACGCTGGGCAAGCTGTGGCG CTTGCTGAGCGAGAGTGAGAAGCGCCCCTTCGTGGAGGAGGCTGAGCGGCTGCGGGTCCAGCACAAGAAGGATCACCCGGATTACAAGTACCAGCCACGCCGCAGGAAGAGTGTGAAAACAGGCCAAGGCGACTCTGACTCCGGGGCCGAGCTGGGCCCCCACCCCGGCAGTGCCGTGTACAAGGCCGATGTGGGCCTTGGTGACCCGCACCACCACAGCGACCACACAG ggcagaCCCATGGGCCACCCACCCCGCCCACCACCCCCAAGACGGACCTGCACCACGGGGGCAAGCCGGAGCTGAAGCTGGAAGGCCGCCGCCTGGCGGACAGCGGGCGCCAAAACATCGACTTCAGCAACGTGGACATCTCAGAGCTGAGCAGCGAGGTCATCGGCAACATGGACACCTTTGATGTGCACGAGTTCGACCAGTACCTGCCCCTCAATGGCCACTCGGCCCTGCCCGCGGAGCCGGGCCAGCCCGCCGCCAGCTCCTATGGGGCTGCCTCCTACTCCCACTCGGGGGCGGCCAGCATCGGGGCGTCCCCCGTGTGGGCCCACAAGGGAGCCCCATCGGCCTCCGCGTCGCCCACCGAGGCGGGCCCCCCGCGGCCGCACATCAAGACGGAGCAGCTGAGCCCCAGCCACTACGGTGACCAGTCGCACGGTTCTCCGGGCCGTGCCGAGTATGGCTCCTACGGCGGCCAGGCCAGCGTCACCACAGCCGCCCCCGCCGCGGCGGCCAGCTCCCTCACCAGCTCGCAGTGCGACTACACCGACCTGCAGGCCCCCGGCTACTACAGCCCGTACCCGGGCTTCCCGTCCAGCCTCTACCAGTGTTCCTACTTCCACCCTTCTCGTCGGCCCTACGCCTCGCCCCTGCTCAGCGGCCTCTCCGTGCCGCCTGCCCACAGCCCGCCTGGCAACTGGGACCAGCCCGTGTACACTACCCTGACCAGGCCCTGA